The following nucleotide sequence is from Peribacillus sp. ACCC06369.
ATCCGCTTGATCCTGAAAACGAAATGTCAAGAACACCGATCCGTGATATGGGTTATTTCTCCCATGAAGCTGGGCATGTCGACCCTTCAACAGGAATTTGGTATTTAACGGAAGACGCAAGTCCAAGCTTCTTGTACCGTTTTACACCACATGACCGAAGCCAAAAGCTAGGTTCCCTTCAACAGGGCGGTACCCTTGAAGCAGCAGCGATTGATGAATTACCAGCTGCAGCTGCAAGTCAATTTAGTACTAGACAAAAATTCGGGATTGTTTGGAAAAAATTAAATCCTGAAATCGCACAGCAAGATGCTAAGGATAAAGGCTGTATTCAGTTTAGCCGCTTAGAAGGGGCTTATTTTTCAGAAGGTACTTTATGGTTTGATGATACAAGTGCAGGTTCAGCACGCCTTGGCCGGGTTTATCGCTACACGCCAGCGACAAACACCTTAGAACTATTCTATGAGTCTACTGATAAAAATGATTTAGAAGCACCAGATAACATTACAATTACACCTTGGGGAGATCTTTGGATCGCCGAAGATGGTGGCGGTAATGACCGTATTGTTGGATTAACTCCTGACGGAAAAATTTATACTTTCGCTGAAAATATGATGAATGGTTCTGAATTTGCTGGCCCTACATTTTCTCCAGATGGAAATACTTTCTTTGTAAATATGCAAACACCAGGTATCACCTTTGCGATTTGGGGACCATTTGCACGCAGAAATTCTACCCGTAGACGAGCTATGAACCAGGCTCTACCGCCAGCTAGTCTTGCTCCTGTTGTTTCGGATAAACTTACTGCATTCGCAGAAGAACAAGGCATGTCATTATTAGAAGCAGCAGCTTTAGAACGTCATGGTATGCCAATTTTATAAGTAATGATCACATTTTTTTAGTACTAACAAACCATCATTGGATAGGAGGTGAGACGTTTGTTATCTAGCATTGGCATTCCTGGCCTAATTCTCATTCTAGTCATTGCGTTAATCATTTTTGGTCCTTCTAAATTACCGGAAATTGGAAAGGCTTTTGGAAACACTTTAAAAGAATTTAAAAAAGCAACAAATGATGTGATTAGCAATGACAAAGAAGAAAAAACTAACTCTGAAGAAAAAAATAAACTAGTAGCTCTTGAAAAATCCGAAAAGACTGGAAACTAAATAACTTGTTTTACAATTTAATAGAGTAATTGCTTGGAGGAAATAGTATGAATAAAATGAAAAATAATTTATTGACGGGCTGCTTTTCGCTGGCGATGGCTGCCGCTTTCGTCGCAATGCCCGTTATGGCAGATGCGGAGGAAAAGCTCAAGGAGGGGGAGAAGTTTGAACTCACCATTCTCCAGACGAATGACTTTCATGGTTATTTGGATGACATCGTCACGCTGGATGATGGAACCGTTCATCACAATTCTATTGCGAAGTATGCCACCATCATTGAAAATGTGCGCAATGAAGAGGAGAATGTGCTTCTTGTTGATGGCGGGGATGTCTTCCTACGCGGCGAGTTTCAAGCGGGGCAAGGTGAGTTGGAGACGTCTCTTTTGAAAGCTTTGAACTATGATGCGATGGCTCTCGGAAACAACGACTTCCGCGTTTACCCTGCCGGAGAGGGCACACCGGACAGCCGTTATGAACAGTTAAAGGATTACCACCGCAACGTGAATTTCCCCATCCTTACTGGTAATGTCATTGTCAGGGAAACAGGTAAGTACATACAGAATGTAAAGCCTTGGAAGAGTTATACCTTCACTGGCGTAAAAGTCGGCATGATCGGCCTTACTTCGATGAAGCCGGAAATTCGCGGTTGGGATGATGTAGCAGATCTCGATTTCATCGAACCGGTTGAAGCGTTGAATGCGTTGCTTCCTGAAGTGAGTGAAAAGTCGGACATTAACATTGTCCTTTCGCATGCCGGAAACCCTGAAGACCATAAGCTGGCTCAGGTTCCCGGAGTTTCGGCGGTAATCGGCGCAGATACACACAAGGTCATCAAAACTCCCGAATACGAATTCAACGGAGAGGTGTTGGTGCCAATTACTCAAGCCGGCGGTGAACAAGAACATTATTTGGGCCGCCTGGATTTGGCTTTTGAAGTCGTTGACGGCAAAATGACGTTGGTCGAATCCGACGGATTCCTCTACGACGTCACAAATGTTCCGGCAGATCCGGAGATACAAGCGATTATAGACGATTATCGTGCAGAGTTGAATGCGCAATTGGACTAGAGAGGGAGTCGCTGTTTAAAATTTTTACATATTCAAAGTGTGTTAACTATTACTAAAAAAATAGCCATAATTAAAGAACACAATTTTTGTGTTCTTTAATTGTTTTCGGGATTTGTATACTTAAACAATAATTTGTATTCATTCGGGAGAGGTATTTATGGAAAATAAAGATCAGGTTTTGCTAAAAGAAGACTTAGAAAATCAAGCTCACATGATGGGTTTTTCCCTAATTAACGTAGAAATAGAAATGGAGATATTAAATAATAAAATAGAAATACCAAATCAGAAGGATTTTTTAAACTTTCATAAGAATGTAGAAAATAGATTACTATTTTACTCTTATGAGTATGTATACGAATCGATCTTCAGAATTCCTGACGAATATCATCATAAATATGAAGAAAAAATAATACAAGAACAGATAAGTGTAAAAATCCATGAACATAATAAAGGCGTAAAAGACATTGATTTTGATAAGCCAGCAGGTCTATTGATGTACTATATAAAAGACGGGTTTCTGTTCTATAACTGTACTAGTAATGAAAAAATTTATGACCTTTCGAGTTGTGATTATATGATGAACTACATAGTTAAAGAAGTATTACAGGAAATTCCCATAGAAAAAAGAGAAGAAATGGAGAAAGAACGTCAGGCTAAAATAGAAAAAGAAAAAGAAGAGTTAAAAGAACTCATTTTTAAAGATCCAGATTTTAAGGCTGCCACAAATTTACCACGTAGGAAATCTTATGCTTCTCGATTTTTTCAGAGTCACCCTAAATACAAAGAGTTTTTACTTGATGCTGGGTATTATCCAATTCATTTTATTGAAGACATATGGAGAGAGTTTGAAAAGGGATTAAATAAATAACTTATACATGTGGAGCTTTGTATTTTAATCAAAGCTCCTTCTTAGCCCATAGAAACTCGTTTTAGAATAACTACAACTTTAATACTATTAAAGCAGGTTCATGAGGCGAGAAGAGCGAATACTCAGCATAAGGTGGATAAATTTATTAATCGACTTATTAGATACAAAGAGAGCGTTAATTTAAATAGCGTAGCAAGTGAGGCTTGTATAGCAATGCGACTCTCTATAACAATATTGAAATAAGCGAACGGATTGAATCCCATCAGCAACAAGCCCAAGTTTCTCCCCCGAACTTAGTAAGCAGCTAAAATATTATATATTGGCATGTAATACTAAGAAACAATATGAATTTTTTCTAAGGAAGGAAGGGTGTTTATGTCTGCTATTTACACAGCATACTATGATTTAATGGGGATGATAGGATTAATAATGTTGAGAAATAATAAGAAGCATCCGGCTGTTCCAGTTTTTCCTTTAGTTAGAGATATATGCTTAATGATTTATCAAATAAATAAAGAAATATTAGATGAATCTATTGATTTAGATCCTGATATTAAAAAAATACGTCACCGTGTGAAGTTGTTTCAAAAGAAAAATAACCTTAAAACATATCAACGTATTATAGATAACCATATTAATCAATTTGGAAATGACATTGATAATTTAGGTTTTTATTTAGATGGTAAGCAATTAGTTGGGAGTACAATATATACTACTTATATATTTCAAGATACTCAATTTTTTTCCAATAATCCAAAAGAAACCAGTAACAATATATACAATTTTTTGAAATTAGTTGGAGAGACCGTTGCAATAACTATTGAAAAACTTATAGAAAAGTCAAATCACTCTTTACCTATTTTCGATCCTCCCACATTTGTCTATAACGATGAAAAAGCTTACACAGAGAAGGATATTCTTAACACCCAATTTTTTGTTAAAGAACCTAAAAATGTTTTTTTAACAAGATTAGTAATTAGTCTTCAAGAAGCCTCGACTTGTAATTGGCTTTATAAAGGAATACCTGATGCTAATAGCCTAAAATTAGATAATTATATTTTACTAAGGTTGCTTTCAATAAAAGCTGATGAAGTAATGGATAACTTGAAAAATATGCAAACCTTTTTACCTGAGATTTTTCACCAAGTTGATGATGAATGCAATCTTAGCTTTTCAAAGATAATAAGTGATTTTGATAAAGAGTTAAGAAATGAATGTGTTCAATTAAGAAATATGATTCATTACGATGAGAATGAAAGAAACTTTCTGGATTACGTCAATAATAAATTTAGAGAAGATTGTAATTATATAAATAATCTTACATATAAGCTGGTTATAGACTACATGGAACCTTTGAGTAAATTAATTTCAAATTATTTAAAGATTAATGATATGAGAAGCATGAATGATTTGGAGAAGATAGCAAGAAGGTTATTTTCATTAGTTAAGAGAAATGATTTCAGAGAATCTTAATACTTTAAAGTTAATATTCTATACAAAATCGACTAAGAACAAATGCAGTGGAGTTAGTATAGTTTCATGGACACATTTTAGTTAAGTCCTTACAATGATTTTTGAGAGGATGTGTCCGTCTTGGAACGTAAGAATACAGGTAAAAAATACAATAATGAATTCAAGAAGACTATTGTAGATCTTTATCACTCGGGTAATTCGGTCAAAGAATTAAGCGGCGAATATGGCGTATCAGAAGTTACCATTTATAAATGGGTTAAAGAATTTACTCCAATCGGTTTAGGGGAAGAGTCCATGACTCCAAAGGAATTAGCCGCCATTCAAAAGGAAAACCTTCGGTTAAAGCAAGAAGTTGAAATCTTAAAAAAGGCTATGGCCATATTCGCGAAAAAGTAACCGAAACAGATCTTACCGAATTTATTGAGGAACACAAGAAACAATATCCCGTACAGAAGATGTGTGAAATACTAGAAATCCCAAGAAGCAGCCATTATCAGTCCCTTCAAATAGTCGTATCAAATCGCGAACAGGAAAACCAAGAAATCACGAAGGAAATTCATCTCATTTACCTGGAAAGCAAGGGACGATATGGGGCTCCAAAGATTCATGAAAGCTTATTAACCAAAGGGTTTTCCCTAAGTCTAAAGCGTGTTCAACGCTTAATGAGCAAGGCGAGAATTCGTTCTATTACTAAGAAAAAATACCGTCCCTATCCATCTAAAGAAAAGGTTATTCAATTGGATAATTTGTTAAAACGAGACTTCACTACTCAGACCATTAATGAGAAATGGGTAGCAGATATTACGTATATCCATACGTTAAAAGACGGATGGTGTTATTTAGCTTCGGTATTAGACCTTCATTCTAAGAAAATAGTAGGGTATTCATTTTCTCGTTCAATGACGACAGAACTGGTCATAAAAGCTTTCAATAACGCACACCTATCACAAAAGCCCTCGGAGGGCTTAGTTCTTCATACCGATCTTGGCTCACAATATACAAGCAGTGAGTTTACTCAACATATCCAAAACCATCATATTAAGCAATCCTTTAGTCAGAAAGGTTGCCCGTACGATAATGCCTGTATTGAATCCTTTCATGCCCTATTAAAGAAGGAAGAAGTCAACCACGTACAATATCTAGACTATCAAACAGCTAAATTAGCGATGTTCCAATTTATTGAAGGTTGGTATAACCGAAAAAGAATTCACAGCAGCTTGGGTTATCAAACCCCACAAGCCATTGAAGATCGAATTAGGAATACAGCTTAAGATTTAACTTTTTAGTGTCCAAAATATTGACTCAAATCCACAGTTTACAATAATTAGAGGTGTAACATATGAATAATTTTCAGAGAGAATATTCAATCAGTAATGCACATGTAGGCAGGGACTTTGAACAGATAGCGTTTAATTATTTTAATTCACACAATATTATTTTAAATAAAAGTGTCAGTATTCCTGTTGGGATAAACAAAGTGAAGAAATATCATATATTTGACTTGGGAAATGCAACAGACTTTCCTAAACTTATTATAGAATGTAAATCACACAAGTGGACTTCGAGTGGAAATGTTCCGCGTGCTAAATTAACCGTGTGGAATGAGGCAATGTATTACTTTTTTTAGCGCCTATGGAATATAGAAAGATATTTTTCATATTAAAAGATTATTGTAAGAAAAGGAGCGAAACATTGGGAGAATATTATATTAGGACATATCGTCACATGATCCCAGAAGATGTAGAGATAATGGAATACGACAGTGAAACTGAGTTAGTTAGGCAATTAAATATTTAATTATAGTTATTAGAATTTTAAAAATGTTGTTCGACATGAGGTACTCTTCTCAAATAATAAAATAAGCTACTTTTTTTATTATTAAGAGCAAATTATCTTAACTAATTTTATATTTATATTAGATTAACTTGTTATTTAAAAATGTTTATAAAAAGTAATTGATTATTGATTGTAATAGATATTATTACTCAAACCAATTATTAAGGGGGTACTTATGTCTTTAAAGTATTTTTATGAAATAGAGGAGCAAAGATTATTAGATGAGGCAAAAAAGGTTTCATTGTTTACAAATCATCGCCATAAATTTGTTAATTATTTGTTGGAACAAACCTATTTATGGACAGTTAGCAAAATTTAAAAGTGATCTTGAAAAGTATTATAGCTATGAACCTTTTGTTTATAGGATTCAAAAAGTCAATGATATCATCGCAAAAGATATAAAAAAGCGGACTTTAACTACTATGATTAATGAACTACACAGAAATAACCCTGATATAAAATCCTTTACTTTTAATAAACTTAATGAAGTGCTGGTAAGGCTGAATACTGATTCGAATTTCTGAGTAGTTGGAAAGGGAGCGGAACGCACGCTTTAACATTTAAATTTTGCGTAAACTAGAGAACTGATATACCAACATCAGTTCTCTTTATTGATTTATCACTCGAAAAAGAAGGTCTATTCAAGAAAATGGAACTATCTAGCCTTTACCTGAGAGATGTGACCATCCTCCATTTAAGCTAAAAATATTTCTCACCACAATCGTGCCCGATCGTATTGCAGCATAAAAAATTCCTGCATATCAATACAGGAATTTTA
It contains:
- a CDS encoding DNA polymerase III subunit gamma/tau gives rise to the protein MSAIYTAYYDLMGMIGLIMLRNNKKHPAVPVFPLVRDICLMIYQINKEILDESIDLDPDIKKIRHRVKLFQKKNNLKTYQRIIDNHINQFGNDIDNLGFYLDGKQLVGSTIYTTYIFQDTQFFSNNPKETSNNIYNFLKLVGETVAITIEKLIEKSNHSLPIFDPPTFVYNDEKAYTEKDILNTQFFVKEPKNVFLTRLVISLQEASTCNWLYKGIPDANSLKLDNYILLRLLSIKADEVMDNLKNMQTFLPEIFHQVDDECNLSFSKIISDFDKELRNECVQLRNMIHYDENERNFLDYVNNKFREDCNYINNLTYKLVIDYMEPLSKLISNYLKINDMRSMNDLEKIARRLFSLVKRNDFRES
- a CDS encoding alkaline phosphatase PhoX; this encodes MISSNSGLNRRNFLKVGGMSTLALTLGSTGLFSLAGTTKGFAAKSNNPTSGFGGYGPLVKDPNGVLDLPRGFHYKMLSRTGDIMPNGDLVPSAHDGMAAYKGEKGTTILVRNHENGTNSDYPVNGKKPWSAGAAGGTTTLIVGQNNKVIDQYVSSSGTIRNCAGGATTWGTWLTMEETRDMGHGFVFEVNPLDPENEMSRTPIRDMGYFSHEAGHVDPSTGIWYLTEDASPSFLYRFTPHDRSQKLGSLQQGGTLEAAAIDELPAAAASQFSTRQKFGIVWKKLNPEIAQQDAKDKGCIQFSRLEGAYFSEGTLWFDDTSAGSARLGRVYRYTPATNTLELFYESTDKNDLEAPDNITITPWGDLWIAEDGGGNDRIVGLTPDGKIYTFAENMMNGSEFAGPTFSPDGNTFFVNMQTPGITFAIWGPFARRNSTRRRAMNQALPPASLAPVVSDKLTAFAEEQGMSLLEAAALERHGMPIL
- a CDS encoding IS3 family transposase (programmed frameshift), with the protein product MERKNTGKKYNNEFKKTIVDLYHSGNSVKELSGEYGVSEVTIYKWVKEFTPIGLGEESMTPKELAAIQKENLRLKQEVENLKKGYGHIREKVTETDLTEFIEEHKKQYPVQKMCEILEIPRSSHYQSLQIVVSNREQENQEITKEIHLIYLESKGRYGAPKIHESLLTKGFSLSLKRVQRLMSKARIRSITKKKYRPYPSKEKVIQLDNLLKRDFTTQTINEKWVADITYIHTLKDGWCYLASVLDLHSKKIVGYSFSRSMTTELVIKAFNNAHLSQKPSEGLVLHTDLGSQYTSSEFTQHIQNHHIKQSFSQKGCPYDNACIESFHALLKKEEVNHVQYLDYQTAKLAMFQFIEGWYNRKRIHSSLGYQTPQAIEDRIRNTA
- the tatA gene encoding twin-arginine translocase TatA/TatE family subunit, coding for MLSSIGIPGLILILVIALIIFGPSKLPEIGKAFGNTLKEFKKATNDVISNDKEEKTNSEEKNKLVALEKSEKTGN
- a CDS encoding metallophosphoesterase; protein product: MNKMKNNLLTGCFSLAMAAAFVAMPVMADAEEKLKEGEKFELTILQTNDFHGYLDDIVTLDDGTVHHNSIAKYATIIENVRNEEENVLLVDGGDVFLRGEFQAGQGELETSLLKALNYDAMALGNNDFRVYPAGEGTPDSRYEQLKDYHRNVNFPILTGNVIVRETGKYIQNVKPWKSYTFTGVKVGMIGLTSMKPEIRGWDDVADLDFIEPVEALNALLPEVSEKSDINIVLSHAGNPEDHKLAQVPGVSAVIGADTHKVIKTPEYEFNGEVLVPITQAGGEQEHYLGRLDLAFEVVDGKMTLVESDGFLYDVTNVPADPEIQAIIDDYRAELNAQLD